TTCGAGACAATGTTCAGTCCATGCCCTGAGACGTTATTCGCTGCCAGCACCACGCCACTGATGGTCACACGGCTGCCGCCGCCGTCTATCGTCGTCCCGTTGTCGGTAAGGGGCGGCAGGGGCTGGGTCTGGGGCTGGATGGTGGTCACCCCCGACGCAAAGGTAATGGTGTTCGGACCGGGCGTGCTATTCGCCAGGCGGATCGCCTTGCGCAGAGTGCAATCCGTGGCGCCGCACGTAGGTCCGCCGTCATCGGTATCGGCGGAGGAGGTGACGACCAGACTACTCTGCGCGAGGACGGCCCGCGGGGCGGGCAACGCCGCCACCAGCAGAGCCAGGAGCAGGACGAAGCTACAACGGCGCGCGAGGTTTGGCACGGGCGTTCTCCTCACTGTGCTTGTTTACTGCCTGTCCGCATAGCTCCTGCGGGAGGGCGGAGAAACCAGCTTCCTCCACGCCCCGGCCTGAGGGGAGGGTCTGGGAGGGCTACGCCCTCCCAGAAAGAAATCTGGCTAATCCAGGCAGAACCGGACAGGCTCATAGAAAGAGAAGCGTGGTTGTCTATCTCCGCACGAACGGCAACCACAGGAACCGCTCGCCTCTGGTGATCACAATCCGGTCCACCAGCCTGGCCTCGGCCAGGGTCTCGCCGTCCTGCGAGTCTTTACGCAGGAAGACGTTGATCGTCTCGACCTCGCCGAGGGGCAGGCGAGCATTGGTGCGCACAATCACCACGAACTGCGCGATCTGGAAGCGCCCGGCGCTGAAGTCCGTAGTTGTGTCCATCGAGAAGCAGCCCTGGCTGTCAATCACGAACCCATTGGTGGCCGACTCGAAGCGCACGCTGCTCTGCTGGTTCGTCACCGCCGCCAGACAGAAGCGCGCCGGGCCGTTGCTCTTGTTCTCGACGGTATGGACGAAGCGCACCTCGCTGCCCGCAGCGGCCCGTTGCTCCTGGTCGGGGTAGATGATCGCTCGCGGCGCGACGTTCACCCGCGTAGTGGCGCTGAAGGGCACGGTGATGAGCGGATAGCCGAACTCGGAGCTTGCGGGAATGGTGCCGGTGATAAACGTCGTCGCCTCCACCACCTGCCCGCCCACGCTCTGCTGGGCGCCGGGAGGCACGGTGACCTCGGCCAGCAACTCGCGCTGCGCGCCGGGGGGCAAGGTCAGCGTGTTCGCGTTCAGCGCCGTTCGCCAGATTCCGGGGCTGATCGCCGGATCGCGGGTGAAGAAACTCAGCCCGATGGTGACGGTCACGTTGCCATCGTTACGCAGGACGTAGCTGTGGGGCACCCGCTCGGTGGGCCGGCCCGCGCCGATACTGCGGAGAGGCGTGACACGGATGATCGGGCGGCCCAGCACGGTGGTCTCCAGGGTGGCAGTGGCAGTGGCCACGCCCGGCGAACGCACCGTCACAGTGGTGACATCGCGCTTCGGCACGCGCACGCTCGGGTGGTTGCCCAGGGGCAGGGTCAGGGTGACCGTAATATTGCGCGTACCGCCAGCGGGCAGAGCGGGCACGAAGACCGTGCCGGGGGCCGGCGTGGCGTTGAGTTGCCAGCCGCTGAGGGTGCCGCTGGTCTCCAGCACCAGGTTATCGAAATCAACGCTGCCGGTGTTGCGCACGCGCAGGGTGTAGGTCACCGTCTCGCCGGGGCCGCGGCTGGTCGCCAGCGGTGAAATGGCCTCGAGGGCCAGGCCGGTGGTGACATCGAAACGGGCATACTCCGAACTGTTGCCCCGGCCATCGGTGGCGATCAGCAGCAACCGGCGTGGGAGACGCCCGCCGCTCAGTTGCAGGAAGCCTCTGAAGAAGCCGTTGGCGGCGACGGCAAGGGTCTCCTGTTCGGGGCCGCCGAGGTCAGCCGCGGCGCGCAGCAGGTTGAAGCCCTGACCATCGGGCGCGGGCAGCGTGGGATCAGGCTCGAAGACCTGGATGCTACAGTTCACGCAGGCCGAGGGCGGGTTCGGCGGTTGATCGGCCGGCGCGGTAGAGGGCAACACAAAGCCCTCGATGCGCCCCGACTGGAACAGGCGCAACCGCTGCGGGCTGGCGAAGGACGGATCGACGATCGGCGGGTCAATGTCGTGGTTGGGGCGGTTCGGGTCGCCCGGATTGCTGCCAGGCGGGAAGTTGATGGTCGTGCCGACCAGTTCGATGGGGGCGCCGTTGCGAGTGAGGCGATTGTTGCGCAGCGTTACCCGCTGGACCGTGCCGTCGAGACGGATGGCCCGCCCGATATTGGCGCGCAGGGTGTTGTTCAGCACAATCACATTCGAGGTCGTCCCTGCGACAAGGATGCCGTGTTCGCCGTTGTCGCGCACGGTCGTATCGAGCAGGCTCACGTTGAAGCTATTGCCGTCAACCTGGATGCCATTCCCGGTATTAAAGGCTATCGAGCGGGCATTGCTGGTATCGGAGCGCAGGGTGGCGGTATACACATCGCTGAGCCGGATGCCGGCCCCGACGTTGAGCTGCACCGTATTGGTGATCAGGTCAATGTTACGCACTCCGCCGCTCACCACGATGCCCTCGCGGTTAGGGCGCGCGATCGGCGCGGGGCTGCACGGCGGGCTGGCGTTA
This genomic stretch from Chloroflexaceae bacterium harbors:
- a CDS encoding right-handed parallel beta-helix repeat-containing protein, giving the protein MSPRRLWPLLLSVLALVVVPFAAHPRAEAQGFDPARTYTVTNDLDNQSTPCGPDANPSPGGCTLRQAILAANADNGESLIRFDTGFFSTQRTISPVGSPFPALAGENDRIEGAVDGFGRPLVVIDGQNAYSFGLRITGKNITISRLIFIRFTSLVEPGGAGVWITTSNATGNRVEGCYFGVLPAQTTAQPNRYGVRITNGASQNYVGEDITNPPQRNVFAGNNVSGVSIAGASGNFVYGNYIGVTLDASGGFAPLGNTGSGVELTDATGNVIGASSTVGTSPDNRRNLISANGQAGIRISGGSGNFIRANYIGTNFAGQAALGTQPVGVLIEQGTSNNQLIGLPITAPLVISGNTQYGVLMTANAAGNRVQGAFIGTNYLGDAALPNGAGGIRIENGAANNIIGPGTVVSGNAGNGIELTRGAAPTSTPPVGNRIERSIIGLNAGATAPIPNAGRGVAVLEGTQGTVVGIDSTPEAFLGNIIAGNAQEGVLVQGPANLNTLVRGNVIGLRRAPPPTFPPGPITVAEPNGGLAGILVTGGARGTRLERNTVGGAATPSSGIPGIWVRGDGSGSVGTPSPTNIENVSLIGNRIGCLPTSNASPPCSPAPIARPNREGIVVSGGVRNIDLITNTVQLNVGAGIRLSDVYTATLRSDTSNARSIAFNTGNGIQVDGNSFNVSLLDTTVRDNGEHGILVAGTTSNVIVLNNTLRANIGRAIRLDGTVQRVTLRNNRLTRNGAPIELVGTTINFPPGSNPGDPNRPNHDIDPPIVDPSFASPQRLRLFQSGRIEGFVLPSTAPADQPPNPPSACVNCSIQVFEPDPTLPAPDGQGFNLLRAAADLGGPEQETLAVAANGFFRGFLQLSGGRLPRRLLLIATDGRGNSSEYARFDVTTGLALEAISPLATSRGPGETVTYTLRVRNTGSVDFDNLVLETSGTLSGWQLNATPAPGTVFVPALPAGGTRNITVTLTLPLGNHPSVRVPKRDVTTVTVRSPGVATATATLETTVLGRPIIRVTPLRSIGAGRPTERVPHSYVLRNDGNVTVTIGLSFFTRDPAISPGIWRTALNANTLTLPPGAQRELLAEVTVPPGAQQSVGGQVVEATTFITGTIPASSEFGYPLITVPFSATTRVNVAPRAIIYPDQEQRAAAGSEVRFVHTVENKSNGPARFCLAAVTNQQSSVRFESATNGFVIDSQGCFSMDTTTDFSAGRFQIAQFVVIVRTNARLPLGEVETINVFLRKDSQDGETLAEARLVDRIVITRGERFLWLPFVRR